The DNA region GTGCTTGCCCTACCGAGTGTAAGGCCTGGAACTTGCCCAAGCAACGAAAAACTGTCGAGAGCGGCGATCCAGAACCCGAGCTAGACTGCGAGGacggagctgctgctgaatTTTTGCCGGAACGTATTGGCCACGTCCAGGCGGGGGAATAcctgcttcaaattcaagttcTGAACAATGCTGTGGCCGTTGAATTCCGCCGACGAGAAGCCGAGGCCGCGACACTTGTCCAGGTCGTTCCATGCAGAGAACGTTATGCTATAGGACGGCAGTCTGACCTCATTTCTGGGCGTGTCGTCGGAGTACGATGTGACATCCAGTTTCTCCAGGCTCGGCAGGTACAAACCCTCGACGACGAGCGTGCCTTCGGGCTTCATGGCCAGGCCTAGCCTCAGGGATTTCAACGAGGAGTTGCGGAAGCAGATGAGGGGAGAGCAGTCCCGGCCGGCCCTCCCGCCGAATTTGGCTTCCATGGGAATCCAGTTCTCGATCGTTGTGTGGACAACGCCGTCAGGCACGAGCTGGGCGTTGACGTGGAGAAGCCCGTCGGGGCTTTCTTGCTGCGCTATCGTGCGGATGCGGGTTATGGTTTCGCGCGCGGACCGCGAGCGTTGGTGGACGTCGCTGCTCCCGTCGctgagcttgagcctgTGGCCGGTGAAGCGCTTGACGGAGGGCAGGTTCCAGTGGCGGAGAGAGTAAACGCTCAAGAGCGAGTTGAGAGTGAGCTTCGCGTCCTGCTCGCGGATTCGGCAAAACGCGTAGAGATCGATGACGTTGAGGCTGCCGGGGCTCCCGTCGCTTCCGGAAAAGGCGACCGACTCCACCAACGGGAAATTTACAGGCACGCGTGTAACCATGGGCAGGGGCGGCTCGAGCATGCTGTGGATCTTCAGAGTATTGGCCAGGTGTGAATTGCAGCCATAGCATAGCTCGGGCATGCTCGTTTTCGTGCCTCTGGCGACCCCGGAGATGAACTCCGTCAAAGCCGTCGCAGCAATAACTATCCTTGATGCATTTAGGTAAGTCACCTGCGCAAACATGGGATCTCTCTCGCTGTACAAACGCGTGTCGAGCAGGTTCCCGTCGTTCGCCCGGAACTCCAACGTCTGACACCTGCTGCTTGTCACTATAAGATGCTGCACCCTGTAGCAATCCTGCGGAAAACGCCTGCGGAATTTCTCGTGGATCTCCGTCAAAGGAACCTGCCTGTCAGAATGGAACACCAGCGACAGCTGGATGTCGCCGTAGGGCGCTGGCAGGGCCGTGGCGCCTGGCGCCAGCTCCAGGGCGTCTTCGTCGATCGCGACCACGTAGAAGCTCGTTTGCGACGGGATTGTGTCATCTCCCTTTATGGACCCTTTCGAGCCGCCCAGCACTTTCGCGAGATCGCACCGGCCACGTGTCAGGTCACGCACCGCGATTTTGCTCCGCAGGAGCGCGGCGACGGGGCCGTTGGTCTCGCCCAGCGCCTGGAGCAGGTGATAGTAGTCGACCACTGTGGTTTTGGGGCTCGCGGTCAGCTGCTGCACGATCATCTCCACCACCTCTATGGGCAGCGACAAGAGGCCGTTCCGCACAGGCCCTTCGCTTTTGACGAGCATGTTCATGTTTTCGTAATTACTCATTTTCATCGCGGCAAGAACGTGTCAGTATACAGTACGGGGCTTCAAGACAAAGCGTCTATACACAGCGCAGGTCGCAGCTGCTTTTATATATAGCAGTACCACACCAGGCGACAGCTGGGGTGCTGGCGCGTGCGCAACAGCGCATGCGCGGgccgcgcgccgctggaAATTGAGTTTCAGGGAGCCCAACGGCGCCATTCAAAGGGCCAGGGGTGACCGGTGCGTCACACCCGTCGGCGGTGACACGAGCCCTGCGCCGTGGTCCAGTCTGCCGTAAGCATAAAGGCGCGGGCGCTATTTGTGGTATTGCGGAGGCGAGTCAGGGTGTATGACCGCGGGAGTTGAGCGGGTGGCGCTGCGGACTGTGGGCACGTGGCGGCGCGGTTGAGCGGGGGCGCGCTGCGTGCGGGATGACGGGATGAGTCACGCGCTGTGTGGCGGGGCTGGGTCACGTGGCGGATGATGACAGAGCGCATCACGTGCCGGTGTCCGCCGGATATTCGTAGCTTGTGATGTTGTGGCGGCACTCGTGTAACGCGACTCGGGCGGCCACGCGGTACGAGCTCGTTCCCCGCGGCGGGTGGCGCCGGGGCCGTTTAGCCGCTGAGTCGCGCGTTCTGCAAGCTTCTGGCCGTCGCAATAGAGACCGCGGCTCGCTCGTTCTGTTGCTTGCTCTCTGGGCCGCCCCCGTGCGCTCCCGTGCGCCCCCTCCGTGGAGCCCGATCACACAACGCCAAACCGCCCGGTCACGCGACACGCCCTCGCCTCCAGCTGCACCCGGCGCTCCAGGCTTCCCACAGTCCGTCGCCAGGCGGGAAATCACAGCCGCCCATGTCACGTGTGGCGGGCATATGAGCGCGTTCCTTTTCGCCCTCGGCCTTAAGACTCCTCTTTGTCCGGGCGTCCCCGACAAAAGAAACCACGGCGGCTTTGGAATTGGTCCGAGATGGGCGGCGCTCGGGACTCATCGGGCGGGTCTCTCCACCTGAAATTTTCACACACGTATATAAGGCGAGGAAATGACAGCGGGGAAGAAGCGACGTTGTGTGGCACGCCAAACAAGAAGCAAGCACACCTGTGCGTCTGTCGATTTATTTTAGGTGTTTTTTGTGTGTGTTTTTTATAGAGTGATAGCAAGATGTCGTTGTGTCAGGCAGGTGCGAACCCGATTAGCCGCCTCGCCGGCAAAAGCGAGCAGTTGCGCGGCGTGGGGCGCTTGCACGACGCGCGCCCCGGCGTGGGCGGCGTGAGGGACGGGAGAGAAGCGCAGTtccgcggcgctggcgcgtCGGCGCAGCCCATGGCTCAGCCCGTGCCCCATCCCATGGCGGCGgcgcccgccgccgccgaTGCGTGGGTCAACCAGTTCTCTAACATGCATATCAAGGACCCGctcagcttcagctcgGAGTACCAGCGGCTCTACAGCTCGTACGAGCAGCCGCAGGCCGTGCGCCCGGCCCAGCCGCAGACGCTGCATGCGGTCCAGCCGCAGTACCAGCGCCAGTTCTACCCATCCTCGTACTCGCAGTCGCTGTCGCAGCAGTTCTCGCAGTCGTTCACCGCGGACAACTCGGCGCTCTTCGACAGCGAGTTCGACCAGATTGAACAGGAGGAGGccgcgcagcagcagcagcagcagcagcagcagggGCCCGCTGCTCAGGATACTGCCACCGCAGTCCCCGCGCTCGACGACGAGCAAGCCAAGTTCCAGCAGGCGGCGACCGAGATTTACGCCCGGCTCTCGCCCGGGCCACAAACCCCTCCCGAGATGGAGGCAAAGCTACACAACCCCAAGCTACAGAACTCCAAGTTTCTAGGCCTCATGCGCAGGATAAGCGACGGCGTCGTCACGCTGCAGAACGACCAAAACTCCCAAAAGTACACTCAGCTCTACTCCCCTACAACCGGCGAAGTTGTGGGGAACGAATACTTCCCAGTGGTGGACGCCATCTTGGAACCATAGACGACGACCTTAATGATAGATGATTCCGTACCGACAATTATGTATTTACGATGCTACGAAAATGACACTTAATAATTTCCTTGGAACTATTGCCTCTTGCTCGCATTATATTCCTTCAGTTCGACCTCGCTGTTGTTCTTACTGCCCACGAACCTGAGCTGGTTGTTGCTCTCGCCGCTGCTCGCCACCGCAGGCGCTTCGGCgctctcttcctcctcctcctcgtTGATCCCCAAAAGTCCTGTTTTCACGTCACTGACAAAGCTCCACAATGACGACGACATGTTCCCCAGAACGTCCTCGTTGGGCCGTCCcctgttgctgttgttgttgttgttgttgttgctgttgccgTTGTTGTAGGAAGCCGGGCTCGCACTTCGGCCTGACAAAGTGCCCGACTCCGCGCCGGGTGTTTTCTCGGGTGATGCCACGTCGTCCCAATTTagcttcttctccagctcGTGTTGGATTAACTGGTCGAACTGGTTCAAAAATGATAGCGGCTTTGTCCATACCGATTCCTTCTTGGCGTGAGCGGGCCGGCTCTCGTTGCCGGGTGTGTGGCTCGTCGGTACTGCGAGCGATCTTTGATTTGGGGAATGGTGGCtgctttggctttgttgCTGTATTTGCTCGTCTATACCACTGTTCAACGCCTTGCCCACCTGTGTCTTCAGGTCTTGTAGCTCATGTGTCTGCCGCAGCAGGGCCTTTTCCTCTTGCGTGagagtcttcttcagctcttcgattttgTGTTTCGTTTCCAGCAACTCGAGTTCTTTGTTCGCCAGCAGCTGCAAGAGCGCATTAACATCCTTGGTCGCGTCCGCAAGCTGCTCAGATGCCGAACTGCTGCTCCTGGAATGGACCGAGACCACGCTGCGCGACCTGTTTCGTGTCGCCTGTTGCTGCCGGTGTTCTTTCGGTGTGGTCTCGGGTGAGATAACCGGCTGGATCAACGACAGTCGCTTGAGCGTGTTTGAGCGCGTCATTTTCCCGCCAGCCGTCGCGCGCGTAGGCGTCTCTTTCAATGGGTGTTCTTGCTCGCTTGGTTTGGCAGGGGTCGCTTGCGTCTGTAGTATAGGGCTCTTTACGCCATTCTGACGAACTCTCTGAGCAGGTGAGCCTACCTTCGGGCTCGGTTTTGTGCTTTCTAGTCGCGCACCGCTATCAATGTTGGACTCCCGATCGTGCTCCTCTATAAACCCATCGAGCTTGCTCATTTCCTCGTTTATCAATCTCGTTTGTGCTTGGGATAATTCATCTTCAGTAATTATATCTTAAGTTATGACGGCAAGAAAGGGAACATAAATTAAAAGCGTGGAAACGCAGACCTAATAGCTAAGTAAGAACATCAACTAGTCTATAAGATGGTTTATTCATGCAGACTCTTGAAATCGGCTAGTTGGCCATATATTCCGCACTTCTAAGAGCGCTTTGCGGGCTTCAACCTTCCCAGTGACGAGAAAATTCAAGTGCTCAAACGTACGTTCCCTGCGCACGTCAAGACTGGGattcaagctcaaagagcCCCAGCCAACGGAGCAGGCACTTCGTTGATCCAGCGAGCTCGCTTGATCACGAGCTCCATTTTGTCTTGTCATTCTGTACGCACGTGGAACATCATAATTTCAACGTCTACTAAACAATGAGCTAAATAAACAGACTACCAAAGCCAGtcaagaaaacaagctaCAGCCTAGGCGTAAAGGACAGATTAGGAGCCCTTCCATTGCGCGATGGCACCTTTCAAGtttgccaaaaaaatttcgaaAGATAAAGCCAAGCACGAGCCCGCTCCAGCACCTAAAGCGGCTCCCCAACCTCAACCTCAACCTCAAATCGCTAAGCGGTTCACGCATAGCGCAATTCCAGAACCTGCAGCTGCGCGCATTTTCCCGACACCTGTGCCAGTTCAGCAGCGCAATGTGTCTAGTGCATCCGCGTTGCAGCAGACAGAGTATACTCCATGGAGCCGCGTCAAGCTGGCAAACTCGCCTTTTCCCCGATACCGCCATGTCGCGTCCGCTTATGCTTCTGAACAGAACCAGGTTTACGTGATAGGTGGTCTCCACGACCAGTCGGTTTATGGGGACACATGGATTATCTCTGCTCACGACAACGGCAGCAAGTTCTCGTCCAAAACTGTCGATATCACAGACACCACTCCCCCTCCTCGGGTTGGGCACGCTTCCACACTGTGCGGAAATGCTTTCGTTATTTTCGGAGGTGATACGCACAAGGTCAACAGCGATGGGTTGATGGATGATGACGTCtatcttttcaacatcaacTCTTATAAATGGACTATTCCACGGCCGGTTGGCCCTCGGCCCCTTGGCCGCTACGGCCACAAGATCAGCATCATTGCCACGTCACAGATGAGGACTAAACTCTACGTGTTTGGTGGCCAGTTCGACGACACTTACTTCAATGACTTAACGGTGTTTGACCTCTCTTCGTTCCGCCGCCCAGACTCTCACTGGCAGTTCATCAAACCAAACACGTTCACGCCGCCTCCGCTTACGAATCACACGATGATCTCGTATGACTACAAGCTCTGGGTATTCGGCGGTGACACGCCTCAGGGTCTCATCAACGACGTATTTATGTTTGATCCACAAATCAACGACTGGAAGGTCATGCAGACTACAGGAGACAAGCCTCCCCCACTGCAAGAGCACGCGGCCGTGCTGTATGGAGACCTAATGTGCGTGGTAGGGGGAAAGGACGAGCAAGATGTTTACTCTAACAGtgtcttcttcctcaatttgatttctttgaaatgGTTCAAGTTGCCTTCTTATCGGTCTGGCATACCTCAGGGGCGTTCTGGTCActctttgactttgctTCCTAACCATAAGCTCTTAATTATGGGTGGTGACAAGTTCGATTACGCCAGAGGCGGAGAGGGCGACGTTCACACCTCTGACGTGGATTTGGGGTGCGGAACTCTTCTCTATGTTCTTGACCTATCCAAGCTGGGGGAGCAGTGCCCAGGCATATTTGATGCCAAGCGTGTTGCTGCTCCACAAAAAGGGGTTGAGAACATTCCAACCTCGCCCCCTCAGCCCAGTCGCAACGCATCAattcaacaaaacattTTAACTCCTTTCAGCGAGCGCTACCAGACTCCCAACACTGATCAAGGCGGCTTTTctgctgttgaaaaattcacaACGCCAAAAACCGATGGCGTGTTTAGCCCCAGACCTGAAGCTGAGGACAGCAACACAGAAGCTAGTGCTCTTGGAACCCCACAAGACATTAAGAAGCCAACTTCGCCAGTTCCACAATTGAAGACTAATCACTGGAGCGCCCAAAGTCCTCCACCACGTGTAGTTTCATTGAGCTCTGCAAATGAATCAGAGCTTGGTAGCTCTCGTGGACATGACAGTCAATTCAGCGGCGATGTTAGTGAAGAGTATGGCGTTGCAATGATTGGAAATTCTCCATCTAGGCCCGTTGTCCGCGAAAGTATATTACCGGAGGACGAAACCCTAGAGAATTTGCCAAGTCGAAGCTATTCAGGAGAAACCACTCCTCAACGCGAAGATATACAACCGGTGAGCTCAACTCCAGAACCTGCAAGGCCAGTAGTGGCACGGGACCAAGGGAATCTCGGGACACAGGTCCAGGAGAACATAGCCTCGCCAGGCCCGGAAAACATGGCGGTGCGAAGCCAGGAAAACACTGCAACGCGAGGCCAGGAAAACACTGCGACGCGAGGCCAGGAGAGCATGGTGGCACGTGGTCAGGAAAACACGATGAAACGAACCCAAGAGAATTCAATGGCACGCGGAGAAGAGGGTTTGATGACGCG from Lachancea thermotolerans CBS 6340 chromosome C complete sequence includes:
- the BOP2 gene encoding Bop2p (some similarities with uniprot|Q06150 Saccharomyces cerevisiae YLR267W BOP2 Protein of unknown function overproduction suppresses a pam1 slv3 double null mutation) — protein: MKMSNYENMNMLVKSEGPVRNGLLSLPIEVVEMIVQQLTASPKTTVVDYYHLLQALGETNGPVAALLRSKIAVRDLTRGRCDLAKVLGGSKGSIKGDDTIPSQTSFYVVAIDEDALELAPGATALPAPYGDIQLSLVFHSDRQVPLTEIHEKFRRRFPQDCYRVQHLIVTSSRCQTLEFRANDGNLLDTRLYSERDPMFAQVTYLNASRIVIAATALTEFISGVARGTKTSMPELCYGCNSHLANTLKIHSMLEPPLPMVTRVPVNFPLVESVAFSGSDGSPGSLNVIDLYAFCRIREQDAKLTLNSLLSVYSLRHWNLPSVKRFTGHRLKLSDGSSDVHQRSRSARETITRIRTIAQQESPDGLLHVNAQLVPDGVVHTTIENWIPMEAKFGGRAGRDCSPLICFRNSSLKSLRLGLAMKPEGTLVVEGLYLPSLEKLDVTSYSDDTPRNEVRLPSYSITFSAWNDLDKCRGLGFSSAEFNGHSIVQNLNLKQVFPRLDVANTFRQKFSSSSVLAV
- the PEX21 gene encoding Pex21p (weakly similar to uniprot|P50091 Saccharomyces cerevisiae YGR239C PEX21 Part of a two-member peroxin family (Pex18p and Pex21p) specifically required for peroxisomal targeting of the Pex7p peroxisomal signal recognition factor and PTS2-type peroxisomal matrix proteins), with the translated sequence MSLCQAGANPISRLAGKSEQLRGVGRLHDARPGVGGVRDGREAQFRGAGASAQPMAQPVPHPMAAAPAAADAWVNQFSNMHIKDPLSFSSEYQRLYSSYEQPQAVRPAQPQTLHAVQPQYQRQFYPSSYSQSLSQQFSQSFTADNSALFDSEFDQIEQEEAAQQQQQQQQQGPAAQDTATAVPALDDEQAKFQQAATEIYARLSPGPQTPPEMEAKLHNPKLQNSKFLGLMRRISDGVVTLQNDQNSQKYTQLYSPTTGEVVGNEYFPVVDAILEP
- the TDA11 gene encoding Tda11p (some similarities with uniprot|P38854 Saccharomyces cerevisiae YHR159W Protein of unknown function that localizes to the cytoplasm potential Cdc28p substrate), with the translated sequence MSKLDGFIEEHDRESNIDSGARLESTKPSPKVGSPAQRVRQNGVKSPILQTQATPAKPSEQEHPLKETPTRATAGGKMTRSNTLKRLSLIQPVISPETTPKEHRQQQATRNRSRSVVSVHSRSSSSASEQLADATKDVNALLQLLANKELELLETKHKIEELKKTLTQEEKALLRQTHELQDLKTQVGKALNSGIDEQIQQQSQSSHHSPNQRSLAVPTSHTPGNESRPAHAKKESVWTKPLSFLNQFDQLIQHELEKKLNWDDVASPEKTPGAESGTLSGRSASPASYNNGNSNNNNNNNSNRGRPNEDVLGNMSSSLWSFVSDVKTGLLGINEEEEEESAEAPAVASSGESNNQLRFVGSKNNSEVELKEYNASKRQ
- the KEL2 gene encoding Kel2p (similar to uniprot|P38853 Saccharomyces cerevisiae YHR158C KEL1 Protein required for proper cell fusion and cell morphology functions in a complex with Kel2p to negatively regulate mitotic exit interacts with Tem1p and Lte1p localizes to regions of polarized growth potential Cdc28p substrate), with translation MAPFKFAKKISKDKAKHEPAPAPKAAPQPQPQPQIAKRFTHSAIPEPAAARIFPTPVPVQQRNVSSASALQQTEYTPWSRVKLANSPFPRYRHVASAYASEQNQVYVIGGLHDQSVYGDTWIISAHDNGSKFSSKTVDITDTTPPPRVGHASTLCGNAFVIFGGDTHKVNSDGLMDDDVYLFNINSYKWTIPRPVGPRPLGRYGHKISIIATSQMRTKLYVFGGQFDDTYFNDLTVFDLSSFRRPDSHWQFIKPNTFTPPPLTNHTMISYDYKLWVFGGDTPQGLINDVFMFDPQINDWKVMQTTGDKPPPLQEHAAVLYGDLMCVVGGKDEQDVYSNSVFFLNLISLKWFKLPSYRSGIPQGRSGHSLTLLPNHKLLIMGGDKFDYARGGEGDVHTSDVDLGCGTLLYVLDLSKLGEQCPGIFDAKRVAAPQKGVENIPTSPPQPSRNASIQQNILTPFSERYQTPNTDQGGFSAVEKFTTPKTDGVFSPRPEAEDSNTEASALGTPQDIKKPTSPVPQLKTNHWSAQSPPPRVVSLSSANESELGSSRGHDSQFSGDVSEEYGVAMIGNSPSRPVVRESILPEDETLENLPSRSYSGETTPQREDIQPVSSTPEPARPVVARDQGNLGTQVQENIASPGPENMAVRSQENTATRGQENTATRGQESMVARGQENTMKRTQENSMARGEEGLMTRSPDNSTQNGMKGVPFEIIEALRKELGDLRSEAEKSAQSASRRIEELEQENSRLKESNDAGSRLVKLQTDYDLAVADRKAHEDRVGEVEDLLSKKFLDVARLHDIIRVQSSKIGSLEGEETFKEKYEELNDKYEQLLKDHETLKAKDREEEKSLHESIAQYSVQLEQFLASRNEGQEEGNGGVRSISGHHQKVIEDLRSRMDQMVSEKQGTDSSAAELSEKHKELENKCRKLEEELKAIEYNYESSVNSVNNASRALALSQEELNKYKQESKRLADELEEMKYKSVDRRDTSLTSNDDSLLSSSGAGLAAEPKSDMRDAPYRLKIKDLKAELFIIKQERNALKDDVMELKKKLLNLENEDD